In Candidatus Aminicenantes bacterium, the following are encoded in one genomic region:
- a CDS encoding ParA family protein, protein MIITIANQKGGVGKTTTSINISAAFAFLGYKTLLIDMDPQANSTVTFIEKNEQKYSLYDFLENVDLTFESVVQNTNIINLALLPSSIALAKLESKLVGEIDGHFRLKDRLDNFKYKYDFIIIDTPPTLGLITINSFVAATHLLIPIQSSYFALEGTDDLLETFEKVRARSNPDLTLLGVLITLHDRRVVIAQDSEAHIRKLFGDKVFKTIISKSVRLEESPAFKESIFTFAPNSRGAVEYQALAKEILKNG, encoded by the coding sequence GTGATTATCACCATTGCCAATCAGAAAGGGGGAGTGGGCAAAACCACGACTTCCATCAATATTTCTGCGGCTTTCGCGTTTCTGGGCTATAAGACGCTGCTCATCGACATGGATCCCCAGGCCAACTCCACCGTGACTTTCATTGAGAAAAACGAGCAGAAATATTCCTTGTACGATTTCCTGGAAAATGTCGATCTGACCTTCGAATCGGTGGTTCAAAACACCAATATCATCAATCTGGCCCTGCTGCCTTCATCGATCGCGTTGGCCAAGCTGGAATCGAAGCTGGTAGGGGAGATCGACGGCCATTTTCGCCTCAAGGACAGGCTCGATAACTTCAAATACAAATATGACTTCATCATCATCGACACGCCGCCGACTCTGGGACTTATAACCATCAATTCGTTCGTTGCCGCCACTCATTTGCTTATCCCCATCCAATCATCGTATTTCGCCCTTGAGGGGACCGACGACCTGCTCGAGACTTTTGAAAAAGTGCGTGCCAGAAGCAATCCCGACCTGACGCTGCTGGGCGTGCTGATCACCCTGCACGACAGGAGGGTCGTCATCGCCCAAGACAGCGAAGCCCACATCCGCAAGCTGTTTGGCGATAAAGTTTTCAAAACCATCATATCCAAGAGCGTCCGCCTCGAAGAAAGCCCGGCTTTCAAGGAATCCATTTTCACCTTTGCCCCGAATTCGAGAGGGGCGGTCGAATACCAAGCTTTGGCTAAGGAAATATTAAAAAATGGCTAA